Part of the Zingiber officinale cultivar Zhangliang chromosome 8A, Zo_v1.1, whole genome shotgun sequence genome, TTGGTGGCCAAGACAGTAAGTTAATTATACACATATATATGATTTACCTTTCTTGCACTAATTTCATGGACGTATATTATTGTTAAATTAATAACATTAATGTTAGCTTGATCTTAATTAATTGGCATCTTTGGGTTGCAGGAGCCACTCCAAAGTTGGTccttcagatgatgaatgtgagaGGGTTGAGCATAGCTCATGTAAAGAGTCATTTGCAGGTAACAATTAAGTTATTTAATTTCTTCtctcttttaatttgttaattttccctttccttcccttCCCTTCTGTTTTCGACGACTTTAATTTTGATTCTTATGCATGAATCAGATGTACAGAAGCAAGAAACTAGATGATTCCGGGAAAGAGAAAATAATCTCTTCAGGTCaattaattttctaattaatcCTGCGATTTAACtaattaactatatatatatatatatgttgttttttATCTTCTCTCCTTTTTGATAATCAAGTTTCCCATTGTATTGTAGTTTTATCTCCAATGGATTTGCACCTGAGAAGAGGTGATCCTAGGTTTCATGAGACGCTATACCACAGAGCAGCATCGTACCAACCCTTCAGATTAATGGAAAATGGTGGTGGCGGCGGCGGCTGCGGCTACTTCCCCAGCAGGAGTAGTATCTCTAATTTCAGCCTTAATCTCCAACCATCACTAAATTACCAGCACTCACTGGATTTAAGCACCAGAAAATTAGGGTAAGAACAACTATACTGAATGGCCTTTAATTCTCTCTTGAAATCAAGTTGAAACtccagctagctagctagctagtctGCAATTTAAAGATCTCAATTCATCAAATTAACAGGcttcaaggatgggcatttaacCAGCAAACACCAACACGAGGTGGATTATACTTGAAGGAGCATGGCATTAACGAAAAGTTTGGATCTTTCTATGACAAACTCTTCAACAAGGAAGCCAAAGCATTCAATACTTCACCACATGTGCTCAACCAGCAGAGAAGCGAGGTCGAGCAGTCACCAGTAGAAGAAAAAATGACAATGGAGAGGAATCTCATGAACAAGATTAACGGCAGCTTTAATTGGATGATCAGTAGTAGTAGCATGCGACCACTAGCCTCCACTTCTGGTTCTATGTTAGAATGCAAAAGCAGTAGCCATGCTGATAGTAGCATCAAGTATCAGTTCGATGACCTATTTAGACTTgaggtaatataatttaatttaatcatatTCATTCGacactatctagctacatagaaAAAAAGGTAACTCGACTCTATTGattcatgtttatatatataaGCAACTTTAATTTATGGTGCAGTTACATAAGCAAGAATTTGCAAGAAGagagcaagaagcaaagaagaagatgaGGCTGAGTAGTACAGCCCCAGCCCCAGAGTGGAGTCATCACAACTTGCAACTAAGTTTGAGGCCGAGCTCGGGGGATCATGTGGATGGATCAGTGGGAGATAAAAACAAGTGTGAAGAAACTGGTAATAAGACTAGTGTGCTCTCGCTTTCCCTTTCGCTTTCGCCCTCTACGTCTTCTTCGATGCTGCAAGAAGATCAAGGCCGAGATAGCAAACTTGAAATGATGCAGAGGGTCGGCAAGAAGGCCGGTTTGGGGCCGAGTACTTTAGATCTGACCATGACTATTAAAGCATCGGAGTGAGATCTTTCAAGTACTTGCATGTCTCAAAGGCCTCTAGGTAATTAATTATAGATCCATTAAGTGTGACAATTAAGTTTGATGCAGCATGAAATTAAGGATCGATCGAATAAAGGGTTTGATCACTAGCTAGTGCATGGTTAATTTGATTTGGTTGTTATATAGGAGGTAGCATGGATTAATCCTATCCTATAATGTACTGCTATATATCATcccaaatcaaattaattgaagtGTTATTCCAGTAGCTAGTCGATCGGAGTCTATTAATTGGGCAAATATATGtgtttttaattaattagttaatttgattTCTTTGAGCTGTTTTTCTTTttgaaagaagaaaaaggaatgGATAAGTTCCACCTTATCGAAAGAAAACTTACATTAAAAGAAGGTTGAATTGATTAGCATATGAGCAATTGCAACAAATGAGCAATTGCAACAAA contains:
- the LOC122009608 gene encoding uncharacterized protein LOC122009608; translated protein: MARGGGDRGGEFNQDHAEEIPRSTQNRKRRLLHEHELQLKLDLNEDVYHHDVAEEEQEDDNDDEDKGSTTEVVGERSGSSNSNSNNGDDGNDEEDEEEDNSMKRVESGNTNGEGSSERLASVRQYNRSKTPRLRWTPDLHLSFVHAVERLGGQDRATPKLVLQMMNVRGLSIAHVKSHLQMYRSKKLDDSGKEKIISSVLSPMDLHLRRGDPRFHETLYHRAASYQPFRLMENGGGGGGCGYFPSRSSISNFSLNLQPSLNYQHSLDLSTRKLGLQGWAFNQQTPTRGGLYLKEHGINEKFGSFYDKLFNKEAKAFNTSPHVLNQQRSEVEQSPVEEKMTMERNLMNKINGSFNWMISSSSMRPLASTSGSMLECKSSSHADSSIKYQFDDLFRLELHKQEFARREQEAKKKMRLSSTAPAPEWSHHNLQLSLRPSSGDHVDGSVGDKNKCEETGNKTSVLSLSLSLSPSTSSSMLQEDQGRDSKLEMMQRVGKKAGLGPSTLDLTMTIKASE